A region of the Clostridia bacterium genome:
CAGATCCTCCAATATCCTCCTGATAACGGTCATTTCCGCCTGATTTTTGGTAGTATAAGCATATTCCTGCGGCTAGCATAAGCAGGCGTGTTCAAGCTCATCCGGCTAAGGGAGCCAACAAAGCCCGATTGTGGTAAAATATTGGGGAAAAAGCAGCGGTAACGGAGGGAAAACAGTGAGCGTCGAAAGGGTTAAGCAGTTTTTTGCGGAAAGGAACCTCCCCTACCCCATCTGGGAATTTGACACCAGCACCGCCACGGTGGAGCTGGCGGCGGTCGCTTTGGGGGTGGAGCCGGCCAGGATCGCTAAAACCATTGCCATCGGTTTGAAAGAACAAGTCATTGTGGTGGTTGCCAAAGGGGATGCTCGTATTGATAACCGGAAATTCAAGGATTGCTTTAAGCAAAAGGCGAAAATGCTCAACCCTGATGAGGTCCTAGCTGCTACCGGGTACCCGGTGGGGGGCGTCTGCCCCTTTGCCCTGGGCGACATACCCGTTTACCTGGACGTGACCTTGAAAGAGTTTGACTATGTCTACCCGGCGGCGGGTTCCCCCAATTCCGCCACCAAGATCACGCCGGAGGAACTGGCAGCAGTGACCGGGGGAACCTGGGTAGACGTGTGTAAATAATCAACAGCCGGCGGCGATCTCCCACAGGTACAGGGAAGCCACGGTACCGTAGGGCGAATAGAGCCGCCGGTATTTTTCAAAAGTATCCCGGTCCAGCTCCGGGAGGTTATACAAGGCCATCATCCCTTTTCTGATGGCCAGGTCTCCCCAGCTCACCACGTCGGGTCGCAGCAAGGAAAAAATCAAGAACATCTCGGCGGACCAAAGGCCCAGGCCTTTGAGAGCGCACAAGTGCTTAACGACCTCTTCATCAGGCATCAGCGGCAGCCGGCGCAAGTCCAGTTTCCCTGCCAGCACCGCTTCTGCCACTCCTTTAATGTAGCCGGCCTTCCGCAGGCTGGTACCGCACTGCCGGATGACTTTAAGGTCGGCGACGGCCACGGCCTCCGGTGTCACTTCAGGAAACGCCTCAAGAAAACGCTGCCAGACAGTATTGATGGCTTTGTTGGAAATCTGCTGGGCCAGAATGGTATGGACCAATCCCGGAAACAACTCAGGCATGATTTCCCGCTCAATCAGCCCAATCCTGTCTATCGCCTCCCCGAGCTTGGGATCCCGTTCTTTCAAATGATTTATTTCTTTGTGGCCGTAGGGAAAAACGGGCACTTGCACCAGCTCTCCTTCAAGGGCACAACAACCCAGGTATTTAAAAGAACAATTACAAACATGTTTGGCCCAAGTAACGACCGGCCCTGCCATGCTGCCGGGCCCTTCAATCCCATGTCGATGGGATTGGGGCAGCGGCTTTGGCCGGCACCCTACTTGTGATAAGGTTCATGATGGAGGATGCGGTAAGCACGGTAAATCTGCTCGAAAATGACGGTAGCCTGCAGCCCGGGATCCATTTCCAGGGGACTGATAGCCCAAGATTCATCACCGGCCATGTCCTCCGCCCCGATAATGACGGCCGCTGTGGAGTTGCCCGCCAGACCTAGGCGGTTGATTTTCTCCGCCAGTTCTTCGGAAGACATGAGCTGCCCTTGGGTCGAAATGATGATCTTATAGAGCTTCCCGGGCAATTTTGACGCCAGTACCCCCGCGTTTTTTGCGGCAATCACCTGAGTTTTGCAATACCGGCTTAATCTCTTTTCATACTCCCGGATAGCTTCCCGGTAAAATCTATCTATTTTGCAGTTTACGAGATAAATGATAAAATTCATGGCCTGCCCCTCGACGAAAAATGTGGCAAAAGGCTTTACCCTTGCCCATCAATATGCTTAAAACAGCGGCAGAGCTGTTCCAGAAGCATTAACCGCATGAGCTGGTGGGGAAAGGTCAGCGGGCCGAAGGACAAGCGAAAGTCCGCCCGGCCCAGCACCTCCCGCGAAAGTCCCAAGGAACCGCCGATTACAAAGGCCAGGTGGCCGCAGCCTTTGTCTCTTAAGTCCCGGATTTTTCCGGCCAGTTCCGCCGAGGACAGCATCTGCCCTTTGATGTCCAGGGCAATAACATACATGTCTTCTTTAAGGCGCTTCAAAATGCCCTGCCCTTCTAAATTCTTCACCTGCTCTCTTTCTTTATCGCTGAGATGCTCCGGCGCCTTGGCATCCGGTACTTCGACCAGGTTCAGGCGGCAATATTTGTCCAACTGCCGGCTGTATGCTTCAATCCCTTGCAACACCGGAGGTTCCTTGATCTTACCTACACTCACCACGGTAACTTCCACAACCGGCCCCCCATGTCACTTAAAGTCTGAGCAAAAGAGGCAGCACCAGCGGCACCAGTAAGGAAACCAGACTGCCGTTGATAAGAGCAATGGCCGCCGCATCTCTACCTAGCGCGCGGACGATCACCGGCAGCGTGGTATCCATGGTAGTAGCCCCGCCGGGGGCCAGGGCCGCCAAGCTGCCTTTCAGCCGGACCCCCAGCACAGGAATAATGAAAAATGACAACAGTTCCCGTAAGAAATTCGTTAAGAAAGCGATGGCCCCTGCCTCGGCACCCACCGCTTCTGCCACTACCACCCCGGAATAGCTGTAGAAGCCGCTGGCGGCCCCCGTAGCTAAAGCCACCGGGGGAGAGATGCCGATGAGCATGCCCCCCACCAGCGCCCCCAGGGTACCTCCCACCATCACCCCGGCGGGAATAAGGAAAGATACGACGCCCAGGGTTTTTAACTGGCGCCACACCTGCTCTTGCCTGGCCAGGTCAAAACCCACGAAAAAGAGCATCAAAGCCAGGGCATAGGAAGCCAGGTCTTTTAGGAAGGGTAAATCTTCCGGTGCCAGGTACTGGTAACCACAAACGATACCCACGGCCAAGATGAGTCCCACGAATCCCGCCAGCCGGAAAGGATTGTCCCCGGCCGACCGGGTAGACAGGTGGTTTACAGAATTATTCTTGCCGCCCAGGTTCTTTTCCAACAACCAAACGCCGCCGACGCTGCCGCCAATGGAAAATATAGTCAGGAAAAAGGATTTGAGGCCTAAAGTACCCAAATTGGCCCTGGTGGCCGGATCCGCCCCGATCTGAGCTCCTAAAACAAAGAGCAAAATGCCGAGAGCAATGAAGCTGGCGGTGCCCAGCTTGTCCAGCCAGGAAGCAGGCAGCCGGAGGAAATACCCGGCGATTAGGCCCAGCACCACTGCGATGATTAAGATCATGTTCATTCCTCCCAAAAAAAGAGCCGCTGGCGGCGGCACAATGAAGGGGCCGCTCCCGCGGCCCTCAGCCTGTTGACAAACTGTCCCGCCGGTGGTGCGGCAGTCCGGGAGCCGCTCCCGCGGCCCTTTCCCGTGGTTCTCCGGTTAAGACCGAGGCATTTCGCCCAGGGTCACTTGCAAATCAATGGCCTTGCCTTTGCGCACTACCCGGATGACCACCTGATCCCCGGGTTTGAGTTTTTTCAAGACCCCCTGCAAGTCCGCGGCGGTCTTGATGTTCTGGTCGCCAATGCGGACGATGATGTCTTCCACCTGCATGCCCGCTTTTTCCGCCGGGCCCCCGGGCACAATACCGCCCACCCAAATGCCTTGGGGCAGGTCGTACCACTGGGCCAACTGCTCCGTCACCACTTGGTAATTATAGATACCGATAAAAGGACGGCTGACATAACCTTTTTCGATTAACTGTCTGATAATGGGTTTCACGTCGTTAATGGGGATGGCAAATCCCATGCCTTCCACATCAGCCCGGCTCACCTTCACGCTGTTAATCCCGATGACTTCGCCCCGGCTGTTCACCAAGGCCCCGCCGCTGTTGCCCGGGTTAATGGCCGCATCTGTCTGGATCACATTGAGATTAACTTCCTGCCCCGATGCACCGGTTACACTAATCTGCCGGTTCAGGGCGCTGATCACTCCGGCCGTCACCGAGCGGTCAAAACTGGTGCCCAGGGGACTGCCGATGGCCACGGCCAGTTCTCCAACCCGGAGCCGGTCGGAATCGCCAAAGACCGCCTCGGGCAAATTGTCGGCCTTGATCTGGATCACCGCCAGGTCCGTCTGTTCGTCCCCGCCAATGACCCTGCCTTCGTACTGGTGCTCACCCTGCACAATAACCTCCAACCGGTCCGCTCCGGCGATGACGTGATAGTTAGTCACAATATAGCCGTTCTTGCTGTCGAAAATCACCCCGGAGCCTGAGGAGGGCTGCAATTGGCGGAAAAAACCCGTTTGCTGGTAATTCACGATACTCACCACCGCCGGGCTGACCTTTTCGGCGATGGCCACTACCGGAGATTCCGTGGGCGAGATCAATACCGGCGGTGTTTGGTTTGGTTTTTCCTGCTGCTCCCCGGGTGGAGGCACTGCTATATCCTCACCCAGGATAGTAGGCCCTAAATATAAAGCCACGATACCCCCAATGAGCGCGCTAATCAGCATCAGGACAAAAATCACAAAATAATTGGGTCTCCGTTCATAGCCGGAATCAAAATAGCTCATTCTACTTCCTCCCTAAACCATCAGGCGTCGACCCTCTCAATGTCGGCTCCCAATGACAGCAGTTTCTTATGGAAATCTTCGTAACCGCGGTCCACGTGTTCGATACCGCATACTTCAGACTGACCTTCCGCCGCCAAAGCGGCCAGCACCAGAGCCGCTCCCGCCCTTAGATCCGTGGCTTTGGTTTGGGCACCGTAGAGCTTCTCTACGCCTACCACCACGGCCGTCTGTCCTTCCACCCGGATATTTGCCCCCATGCGCCGCAGTTCCCCTACCATGCGGAAGCGGTTTTCATAAATGTTCTCTACAACCACACTGGTGCCCTTGGCCCGGGACAACAGCACCAGCATGGGTGATTGCAGATCCGTCGGAAAACCCGGATAGGGCATGGTTTTGATATCCGTATGGGTGTACTCTGCTACTCCTTCCACTTCCAGGGCATCTTCTTCCAGAATAAGCCGTGCCCCTGCTTCTTTTAGCTTGGCAATGAGAGGCATGAGGTGCATGGGAATAACATTTTCCAGCCGCACCCGGCCGCCGGTCACCGCCGCCCCGATGGCCAGGGTACCTGCCTCAATCCGGTCGGGAATAATGCTGTACCGTACAGGGCGGAGTTCTCTTACCCCTCTAATCCGGATGAGGTCGGTGCCGGCACCCCAGATCTGGGCGCCCATGGCGTTCAAGAAATTGGCCAGGTCCACAATCTCAGGCTCTTTCGCGGCATTTTCCAGAACCGTCTGGCCTTCGCTCAAGGCAGCTGCCATCATCAAGTTTTCCGTAGCTCCCACACTGGGAAAGTCCAGGTAGATCTTTTCCCCGTGGAGCTTACCTTGCACCTTGATAAAACCATGGCCGGTAGTCACATCTCCTCCCATGGCTTTCAATCCTTTCAAGTGCAGATCCATGGGCCTGGAACCAATAGAACACCCGCCCGGCATGGATATTTCCGCCCGCCCAAAGCGCCCGGCGAGGGACCCAAGCAATAGATTGGAGGCCCTTAGTTTCTTGGCTAAGGGATAGGGGGTAATGGTGCCGACATCGGAGCCCACCTTGATGGACACAGTATTGCTGTCTGTCCAACTGACGCTCGCCCCCAGACCCTCCAGGATTTGCGCCATGCACTTAACGTCCTCGATTTGCGGCACGTTTTCCAGAATGGTTTCTCCCTCCGCCATGAGGGAGGCCGCCATGATGGGTAAAGCAGCATTCTTAGCTCCACTGACTGCAACTGTCCCAGACAGTCTCTTTCCGCCGGAAATAATAAATTTGGCCATGGATTAACCCTCCCAGACGGGTCGTTACAGCTATTATTTCTAGCTCAAATCCCGTATTCCTGCCGTGGACGCAGGCTTA
Encoded here:
- a CDS encoding YbaK/EbsC family protein; this encodes MSVERVKQFFAERNLPYPIWEFDTSTATVELAAVALGVEPARIAKTIAIGLKEQVIVVVAKGDARIDNRKFKDCFKQKAKMLNPDEVLAATGYPVGGVCPFALGDIPVYLDVTLKEFDYVYPAAGSPNSATKITPEELAAVTGGTWVDVCK
- a CDS encoding DNA-3-methyladenine glycosylase 2 family protein, with the translated sequence MPVFPYGHKEINHLKERDPKLGEAIDRIGLIEREIMPELFPGLVHTILAQQISNKAINTVWQRFLEAFPEVTPEAVAVADLKVIRQCGTSLRKAGYIKGVAEAVLAGKLDLRRLPLMPDEEVVKHLCALKGLGLWSAEMFLIFSLLRPDVVSWGDLAIRKGMMALYNLPELDRDTFEKYRRLYSPYGTVASLYLWEIAAGC
- a CDS encoding 23S rRNA (pseudouridine(1915)-N(3))-methyltransferase RlmH gives rise to the protein MNFIIYLVNCKIDRFYREAIREYEKRLSRYCKTQVIAAKNAGVLASKLPGKLYKIIISTQGQLMSSEELAEKINRLGLAGNSTAAVIIGAEDMAGDESWAISPLEMDPGLQATVIFEQIYRAYRILHHEPYHK
- the rlmH gene encoding 23S rRNA (pseudouridine(1915)-N(3))-methyltransferase RlmH, which translates into the protein MEVTVVSVGKIKEPPVLQGIEAYSRQLDKYCRLNLVEVPDAKAPEHLSDKEREQVKNLEGQGILKRLKEDMYVIALDIKGQMLSSAELAGKIRDLRDKGCGHLAFVIGGSLGLSREVLGRADFRLSFGPLTFPHQLMRLMLLEQLCRCFKHIDGQG
- a CDS encoding lysine exporter LysO family protein, translating into MILIIAVVLGLIAGYFLRLPASWLDKLGTASFIALGILLFVLGAQIGADPATRANLGTLGLKSFFLTIFSIGGSVGGVWLLEKNLGGKNNSVNHLSTRSAGDNPFRLAGFVGLILAVGIVCGYQYLAPEDLPFLKDLASYALALMLFFVGFDLARQEQVWRQLKTLGVVSFLIPAGVMVGGTLGALVGGMLIGISPPVALATGAASGFYSYSGVVVAEAVGAEAGAIAFLTNFLRELLSFFIIPVLGVRLKGSLAALAPGGATTMDTTLPVIVRALGRDAAAIALINGSLVSLLVPLVLPLLLRL
- a CDS encoding PDZ domain-containing protein, which gives rise to MSYFDSGYERRPNYFVIFVLMLISALIGGIVALYLGPTILGEDIAVPPPGEQQEKPNQTPPVLISPTESPVVAIAEKVSPAVVSIVNYQQTGFFRQLQPSSGSGVIFDSKNGYIVTNYHVIAGADRLEVIVQGEHQYEGRVIGGDEQTDLAVIQIKADNLPEAVFGDSDRLRVGELAVAIGSPLGTSFDRSVTAGVISALNRQISVTGASGQEVNLNVIQTDAAINPGNSGGALVNSRGEVIGINSVKVSRADVEGMGFAIPINDVKPIIRQLIEKGYVSRPFIGIYNYQVVTEQLAQWYDLPQGIWVGGIVPGGPAEKAGMQVEDIIVRIGDQNIKTAADLQGVLKKLKPGDQVVIRVVRKGKAIDLQVTLGEMPRS
- the murA gene encoding UDP-N-acetylglucosamine 1-carboxyvinyltransferase; this encodes MAKFIISGGKRLSGTVAVSGAKNAALPIMAASLMAEGETILENVPQIEDVKCMAQILEGLGASVSWTDSNTVSIKVGSDVGTITPYPLAKKLRASNLLLGSLAGRFGRAEISMPGGCSIGSRPMDLHLKGLKAMGGDVTTGHGFIKVQGKLHGEKIYLDFPSVGATENLMMAAALSEGQTVLENAAKEPEIVDLANFLNAMGAQIWGAGTDLIRIRGVRELRPVRYSIIPDRIEAGTLAIGAAVTGGRVRLENVIPMHLMPLIAKLKEAGARLILEEDALEVEGVAEYTHTDIKTMPYPGFPTDLQSPMLVLLSRAKGTSVVVENIYENRFRMVGELRRMGANIRVEGQTAVVVGVEKLYGAQTKATDLRAGAALVLAALAAEGQSEVCGIEHVDRGYEDFHKKLLSLGADIERVDA